The sequence CATGCGCGCCTGCAGTACTTCATCCTGCAGCGTGGCCACCAGCCGCGCTGCATCAGCGGCCGCGCGTACGACGGCGCGATCGGGATGCTCCGACTGCTCGATGGCGCGCAGCAGGCGGTCACGCGTGATCACCAGTTCTCCCACGAGGTCGAGCAGCGTGTCCAGCCGGCGTGCATCGAGGCGCACGGTGCGCGGCGCGTCGCTCACGCGAGCGGTCCCCTGCACCGGCGTGAGCGTGGCCAGCGTCACCGTTGCCCGTGCCACATCGCCGGCGCTCTGCGCCGCGACGCGGATCTCGTCGTCGGCGGCCGACGACTGCAGCGTGATGCGGAACGCCCCGTCGAACAGATCGTCCTGCCAACGCTCCTGCGCCGGCTCGGTGCCGCGCACGGTGCCCAGCGCGGACAGCTTGGCCAGCACGATCATGGCCCGCACGCCCTTGAGCGGACAATCGGCGGTGAGTCGCACATCCACCCGGCGCGTGGTGCCGACGGCTCCGCTCGGCGTGTCGACCACGTCGGCGAGCGCGCTATCGGTCGGCACGACCGCCGGAGACGCCACAACGGTGGGCGCCAGTCCCAGTCGCTGCACGAAAGCGCGCATGGCCGACGTGGGCTCAGTGCGTCCGCTCGGCACTGCATCAACCGCGGTACGCAACAGATCGGTGCCGTCGAACAGCAGCGCCAGCACGTCGCTATTCCACTCTTCGGCGCCGCTCCGCAGCGGCTCGCAGCGACTTTCCAGCGCGTGCGACAACTGCTCGACGGCGACATACCCCATTGCGGCGGCCATACCCTTGATGGTGTGCACACCGCGAAAGACGGTCGCGATGTGCGCGCCCGCCGCCGCCGTGTCTACCGTGACGTGCCCGCGTTCGAGCGCGAGCAGCGCATCATCGACTTCCGTGAGATGCTCGCGCGATTCACTGAGGAAGAGCGCGGCGTACCGGGCGGCGTCCATCAGCGACCTCGTGGCCCGCGCGACCGCGACGCCCTACGCGGCGAGGACGCGATTTACGGCTTCGAGCACGCGGCTGGGCTGGAACGGCTTCACCACGAAGTCCTTCGCGCCGGCCTGAATCGCTTCCACCACGAGCGCCTGCTGCCCCATCGCACTGCACATCAGAATGCGCGCGGCGGGATCGAGCTTCGTGATCTCGCGGACCGCATCGATGCCGCCCATGTCCGGCATGACGATGTCCATCGTGACGAGGTCCGGTCGGAGCTGCTGGTAGCGCTCCACTGCCTGGACACCTGTTTCCGCTTCTCCGATGATCTCGAAGCCCGCCTGGGTGAGAATGTCCCCCACCATGGTGCGCATGAAGATCGCGTCGTCGCAAATGAGTACCGTTCGGCTCACCGTTCCCTCTCGTCGGCTGAATGCAGGTGCCGCGCGCAGAGCGCCACGGCGTCCAGCGGCACGATGCGGTCGAGGGCGGATTCGGACTCGGGTTGGGACTCGAGCGACGCCTCCAGCACGCGGACATCGTGCACGGCATGCACGGCGAGCCCGATGAGGCGCGATCCGTACTCGAGCAGGACGACCGACCCCGCCGTGACGGCACGCTCTCCCGACAAGAGCGCCTGCAGGTCCAGCACCGTGACGATTGCGCCCCGCACGTTGACAATGCCGCGAAGCACCGGCGGACTGCCGGGCACCCGACGGAGATCGGCGCTCCGGATGACCTCACGGACCTGCTCGACCGGAATGCCGAACGCATCCCGGTCGGCCACGACGACCAGCACCCGTGGGCGCTGCTCGTCGTGGTCGACGCCGCTAGTCGAGGGCGTCGTCGTGATCGTCCGGCTTGTGTCCGGGGAGGACTTCGTCGGTTTTGTAGAACCCGAAGACATCGAGCGGATCCTGGTGCGTGGCGAGTTCCGGCATGAGGCTAACCACCGACAGCGACTGACGAAGATCCTCCGGGAGCGGAGAACGCAGATCGACCGGGGCGCCGGTTACTGGATGGCGGAAGCGCAACCAGGCGGCGTGCAGGAAGTGCCTTTTCCCGGGTAAGTCCACCAAGCGCCGACCGCCGCCTCCCCCGTATGTGTCATCACCGACCACCGGGTGGCCGATCGACGACAAGTGCACACGGATCTGATGCGTCCGGCCGCTGTGCAGGTGGGCCCGCAACAGGTCGGCCGAGTCGAAGCGACCGAGGCGCACGAAATCCGTTCGCGACATCCGTCCATCAGGGACGATCGTCATCTTGGTTCGGTCTCGTGGATCGCGGCCGATCGGCTTTTCCACCGAAATGTTGTCGGTAGCCAGATGTCCCCAGCACAGCGCCACGTAGCGGCGCGTCACTTTGCGGGCGGCCAGCGCCGCACTGAGCGACCGATGGGCGGCGTCGGTCTTGGCCACGATCAGCAGTCCAGAGGTGTCCTTATCGAGGCGATGCACCAGACCCGCGCGCTCCTCGCTGCCGCCGTCGGCCAGCGGCTCACCGCGACCGATCAGGGCGTTCACCAGCGTCCCCGTCCAGTTGCCTGGCGCGGGATGCACCACCATGCCGGCAGCCTTGTCGACCACGAGCAGATATTCGTCTTCGTAGACGATATCGAGCGGGATGTTCTCCGGCACGATATCCCGGCCCGGCGGCGGCGGAATGACGACGTGCAGCGAATCGCCGGCCAGGCTGCGATACGACGCCTTCTCGGCCTTGCCGTTGACCGTCACGTGTCCGTTCGCGATCAGCGTCGCGGACTGCGTCCGCGACAGCTCGCAGCGGCGTGACACGAGCAGATCGAGCCGTTCACCCACGTCTCCGCTGTCATTCGTGACGTCGAAGTCGTGTACGACTCCCGGATTGGCGTTCACGACGCCGCCGCTTGCTGCTGTGCCTTGTCCAACTGCCACAATGCGATCACGAGACAACCTGCTCCGATGGTAACGGCAGTGTCGGCCACGTTGAACGTCCAGAAGCGGACGTCGCCGAAGCCGATATCGATGAAATCCACAACGCCGTCTCGCAGCCGAATACGATCGAGCAGGTTGCCGATGGCCCCCCCGACCACGACGGGCACGCCAAACGCGGCGAGCCGTGAGATCCGGGTGAGGTCGGCCGTGGCGCGAATCAGCACCACGACAATCACGACGCTGAGCGCCGCAAAAATCCAGCGTGACGCAGGACCGAGGTGCATGCCGAAGGCCGCCCCCGGGTTGTACGCCAGCGTGAAACGCACCACGTCGCCGATGATCCGATGTGGAATATGGCGTGGTGCGAGGTACTCCACGGCGAGCGCCTTCGAGATCGCGTCGGCCGCTGTCACGAGGAAGACGAGCGTCCAGAATCGCGCCGTGGAAGCCGCCGCCGGCACATCGTTAACGACGGCCGACGCGGTGGCACTACGGGTCGGGTTGGTCATCGCGTCAGGTCGGCCGATTCTGTCGCCGCCGCCGCCGCGGCCGCGGCCGTCTCGCGCTTCTCTTCGCCCCACAACACCAGCGCTAGCAGAAACGCGCCGCCGCTGACGGCCATGTCGGCCACATTGAACGTGGGCCAGCGATGCGCCCCGAACCCGATATCGATGAAATCGACGACGCCCAAATCCGACCGGATCCGGTCGATCACATTACCGAGGGCACCCGCCGCCACGAGCGAAACGGCGAGCGCCTTGCGCAAGTCGTCTTGCGCCGTTTGCTGATAGAGGCGCCACAGGATCACGAGGGCGCCAAGCGTGAGCGCCATGAAGATCCAGCGCGAGTAGTCGCCCAGGTGCAGCCCGAAAGCCGCCCCGGGGTTGTAGACGAGCGCGAACCGGAACCAGTTCCCGAACACCGGATTGGATCCGCCGGCGGGCGCGAGCGTCGCGACCGCCACGGCCTTGGTGATCAGGTCGAGAACGAGGACAACCAGCAGGACAGGAATAGCGACGAGTGCCTTCACATCAGCCCTTTTTGGCGTCTTCCTCACGCTGCTTGCACGCAAAGCAGTAGCGCGCATGCGGCAAGGCGTCGAGTCGCTCGAAAGCGATGTCTTCCCCACACTGGTGGCATTTGCCGAAGGTCTCGGGCGACTTGTATAGACGACGCAGCGCCTGATCGATGTGGAAGAGGAAACGACCTTCCTGCGACGCGAACAGGAACGCCTTTTCGCGTTCCATGGCGTCGGTCCCCTGATCGGCCATATGGAAGGAGTAGGCGCTGGTATCGCCGTCGGCGTCACCGTTCGGTCCAAACGCTTCCCCGTGGTGCCCGAGCTCCTTCAGCACGCGCTTGCGCTCTTCGAGCAACCGCTTCTCGAAATGCTGCAACTGCTTTTTGGGCATCGGCTTCGACTTCTTGCCGTCCTTCGACGCGGCGTTGGATCCAGCCATTACGACCCTTCCTTGGTGAGCGCGAGGCGGATCGAACGTCCATCGACGTCCACCACCTGCGTCGCGGTCCACGTGGAACCGTTGCCATCTGCATGGAACGGCGAGCCTGCCTCCGTGCCGACCAGCAATCGCACGGCGAGCACCTCGTCGGCAATGCGTCCACGATGCGTGGCCACAGCGCCCTCCAGCTCCTCATCGCCGGCGATCGCCACCGCGATGCGGTCACTCACGTCCAGCTGCGCTTCCTTCCGGAGGCGTTGCACCTTGCTGATCACTTCGCGTGCCAGGCCTTCCGCCCGCAACTCCGGCGTAATCGTGGGGTCGAGCGCGACCCCGTATCCCCCGTTCTCCTGAACCACGGCGGCTCCCGAGGCGCGACGGATGATGGCGACGTCGTCGGGGGCAATCAAGCGTGGAATGCCCTCGACCTCGATCGTGACCGACTCGCCACCCGCCAATATACGGATGAGCTCGACTGGCATGTCGGGCACCGCCGCCGCCACCAGCGGTGTTTCCTTGCCGAACTTTTTGCCGAGCGTCCGGAAGTTGCCCTTCACCTCGAGCGACACCAGGGCGTCGGTCGAGCGCACGAACTCCACCAGCTTCACATTGATCTCGGACGCCAGCAACGCGCCCAGCTCCGATGCCGGTCCTGGATTACCGGGCACGACGCACTGCACCGACGGGAGCGGCTGACGCACGTTGATATCGGCCACATCGCGAGCCGCCCGCGCCAACCCCGCCAGCGTCCGGATGTCGTCCATCGCCGCCTCGAGCGTGTCGTCGACCGGCGTTCGGTCTGCCCGCGTATACGACGCGAGGTGCACCGAGGTTCCGGTCAGGGCCCGGTGCACGGCATCGGTCATGAACGGCGCGAACGGCGCCAGCAACCGGCACGTGACGGCCAGCACTTCGTGCAGCGTGGCGAACGCCGCCCGGTTGTCGGCGCTGTCTATTTCATAGAAGCGGGCACGCGACTGGCGGACGTACCACTTGGACACGTCGTCATCCATGAACTGCATCACACGCCGCGCGGCCAGTGTGGCGTCGTAATTGTTCAGATGCGCATCGACTTCGGCTTCCACGCGCGTAAGACGGGACAGAATCCAGCGATCGAGCGCCGGACGGTCGGCCACGGCCGGATCGTTCGCACTTGGGCTCCACCCGAAGTTGGCGTACTGCGCGAAGATGCCGTTGTAGACATTGCGGAAGGTGAGCAGGAAGCGTCCCGCCGTTTCGCGGATCGCGTTCTCGTCGAAGCGACGCGGCACCCACACCTGACTAGTGGCCACGAGGAACAGGCGCACCGCATCCGCCCCGTGTCGCTCGAGCACGTGCCATGGGTCGACGGTGTTGCCCTTGCTCTTCGACATCTTTTGCCCCTGCGCATCGAGCACGAGATCATTCACGACCACGTGGCGATACGGCGCGGCCGTACGATCGGCGTTGTTGGGCAACGCATCGCCAAGCCCAGTCGCGATGGCGATGAGCGAGTAGAACCAGCCGCGCGTCTGATCGACCCCTTCGCAGATGAAGTCGGCCGGGAACTGCGCCTCGACCTTGTCGCGGTTCTCGAAGGGATAGTGCCACTGCGCGAACGGCATGGAGCCCGAGTCGAACCAGGTGTCGATGACTTCCGGCACGCGACGCATGGTGCCCTTCCCCGACGGGGCCGGCCACGTGTACTGGTCGATGTGCGGCTTGTGCGGATCGAAATCCTCGGGCAGCGGCCGGCCGATGCGCGCGGCGAGATCGGCGTAACTGCCGATCACGTCGATCTCGGTGGCGTCTTCGTCGTTCACCCACACCGGGAGCGGCGTACCCCAGTAGCGGTCGCGCGAGATCGCCCAATCCACGTTGTTGGCCAGCCACTCACCGAAGCGGCCCGTGCCGACCTCGTTCGGATGCCAATCGACCGCCGCGTTGCGCGCCATCAGGCTTTCGCGCACGGCGGTGGTGCGTACGAACCACGAGCCACGCGCGTAGTACAGCAGTGGGGTGCCGCAGCGCCAACAGTGCGGATACGAGTGCGTGAAGGTCGTCGCCTTCCACAGCACGTCGCGCTCACGCAGCACTTCGATGATGCGCGCATCGGCCTTCTTGACGAACACGCCACCCACTTCCGGCACGTCGTCGGTGAACTCGCCGCGCGCCGTGACGGGCTGCAGGAAGGCGAGTCCATGACGCTGCCCGGCGCTATAGTCGTCGGCACCGAACGCCGGCGCCATGTGCACCACGCCGCTGCCGTCTTCCGCACTTACGAAATCTTCCGTCACGATGACTTCGTGACGGCCCTCGTCGGGATACGGCACCCAATCCAGCGGACGGCGATAGCGCTTGCCCGACAGGTCGGCGCCGGTCATCTGCCCGGTCACGTCCCAGCGATCGGCCCAGTCGGCACCGAGCACACCGGGTACGCGTGCTTCAGCCAAAATGATCGTCCACTCGGCGCCGCTCTTCTTGCGCAGTTCGATGTACGTGAGCGTGGGATTCACCGCGAGGGCGGTGTTCGACACCAGCGTCCACGGCGTGGTCGTCCACACCAGAATGCGACGACGCTGGGCCGGCGCGTGGCCATGCTCATCGAGCAAATCGAGCGCCACGTACACGCTCGGATCGTCGACGTCGTCGTAGCCCTGCGCCACCTCGTGGCTGGACAGCGCGGTGCCACAGCGCGCGCAGTACGGCAGGATCTTGTGCCCGCGCACCAGCAGCGACTTCTCGTGCAGCGTGCGCAGCGCCCACCACACCGACTCGACGAAGTTGTGCGAGTACGTGACGTACGGATCGTCGTAGTCGAGCCAATACGCCGTACGCTGCGATAACTTTTCCCAGTCGCCGCGGTACTTGAACACACTCTCGCGACAGCGCCGGTTGAACTCCGCCACGCCGGTTTGTTCGATCAACTGCTTGCCGCCAAGCTTCGCGATCTCCGAGGGATCGACGCCCTGCCGTGCCGCCTCTTCGCGCTGCAGCTCCTTCTCGACTTCGATTTCCACCGGCAGGCCGTGCGTGTCCCACCCGGCCTTCCGCGGCACGAAGTACCCCTGCATCGCACGGTGGCGGCAGAAGAGGTCCTTGATCGTGCGCGAGAACACGTGGTGAATGCCCGGGCGTCCGTTGGCCGTGGGCGGCCCCTCGTAGAACACGAACGGCGTGGCACCGGCGCGCGCGGCCTGTGCC is a genomic window of Gemmatimonas sp. containing:
- a CDS encoding RluA family pseudouridine synthase, whose translation is MNANPGVVHDFDVTNDSGDVGERLDLLVSRRCELSRTQSATLIANGHVTVNGKAEKASYRSLAGDSLHVVIPPPPGRDIVPENIPLDIVYEDEYLLVVDKAAGMVVHPAPGNWTGTLVNALIGRGEPLADGGSEERAGLVHRLDKDTSGLLIVAKTDAAHRSLSAALAARKVTRRYVALCWGHLATDNISVEKPIGRDPRDRTKMTIVPDGRMSRTDFVRLGRFDSADLLRAHLHSGRTHQIRVHLSSIGHPVVGDDTYGGGGGRRLVDLPGKRHFLHAAWLRFRHPVTGAPVDLRSPLPEDLRQSLSVVSLMPELATHQDPLDVFGFYKTDEVLPGHKPDDHDDALD
- a CDS encoding chemotaxis protein CheA, coding for MDAARYAALFLSESREHLTEVDDALLALERGHVTVDTAAAGAHIATVFRGVHTIKGMAAAMGYVAVEQLSHALESRCEPLRSGAEEWNSDVLALLFDGTDLLRTAVDAVPSGRTEPTSAMRAFVQRLGLAPTVVASPAVVPTDSALADVVDTPSGAVGTTRRVDVRLTADCPLKGVRAMIVLAKLSALGTVRGTEPAQERWQDDLFDGAFRITLQSSAADDEIRVAAQSAGDVARATVTLATLTPVQGTARVSDAPRTVRLDARRLDTLLDLVGELVITRDRLLRAIEQSEHPDRAVVRAAADAARLVATLQDEVLQARMLPVAQVFDRFPRLVRDIARDLGKEVRFTIEGRDIELDRSLLDAIGDPIMHLLRNALDHGFEDADTRRAAGKPASGELILRAARDRAAVVIQVQDDGRGIDRDVVLRRAHEQGLVDKSVTALADDALLQLVAHPGFSTAKSVTSISGRGVGVDVVNTRVRALGGQIDLETITGEGTVFTMRLPLTLAIMRALLVQVGGDTYAIPAAHVMEVLEFNGASRRTGALTITVRDETVPLVALQQRFEDDPHAPAAANPDGVRHVAIVEVAGRRTALLVDALLAQQDIVVKPLDTVRGAKPWFSGATVLGDGSPALIVDVSSVA
- the ileS gene encoding isoleucine--tRNA ligase, coding for MTAPQDTATYPLLPDSGADAFEQELLARWEAEQLFERAQAARAGATPFVFYEGPPTANGRPGIHHVFSRTIKDLFCRHRAMQGYFVPRKAGWDTHGLPVEIEVEKELQREEAARQGVDPSEIAKLGGKQLIEQTGVAEFNRRCRESVFKYRGDWEKLSQRTAYWLDYDDPYVTYSHNFVESVWWALRTLHEKSLLVRGHKILPYCARCGTALSSHEVAQGYDDVDDPSVYVALDLLDEHGHAPAQRRRILVWTTTPWTLVSNTALAVNPTLTYIELRKKSGAEWTIILAEARVPGVLGADWADRWDVTGQMTGADLSGKRYRRPLDWVPYPDEGRHEVIVTEDFVSAEDGSGVVHMAPAFGADDYSAGQRHGLAFLQPVTARGEFTDDVPEVGGVFVKKADARIIEVLRERDVLWKATTFTHSYPHCWRCGTPLLYYARGSWFVRTTAVRESLMARNAAVDWHPNEVGTGRFGEWLANNVDWAISRDRYWGTPLPVWVNDEDATEIDVIGSYADLAARIGRPLPEDFDPHKPHIDQYTWPAPSGKGTMRRVPEVIDTWFDSGSMPFAQWHYPFENRDKVEAQFPADFICEGVDQTRGWFYSLIAIATGLGDALPNNADRTAAPYRHVVVNDLVLDAQGQKMSKSKGNTVDPWHVLERHGADAVRLFLVATSQVWVPRRFDENAIRETAGRFLLTFRNVYNGIFAQYANFGWSPSANDPAVADRPALDRWILSRLTRVEAEVDAHLNNYDATLAARRVMQFMDDDVSKWYVRQSRARFYEIDSADNRAAFATLHEVLAVTCRLLAPFAPFMTDAVHRALTGTSVHLASYTRADRTPVDDTLEAAMDDIRTLAGLARAARDVADINVRQPLPSVQCVVPGNPGPASELGALLASEINVKLVEFVRSTDALVSLEVKGNFRTLGKKFGKETPLVAAAVPDMPVELIRILAGGESVTIEVEGIPRLIAPDDVAIIRRASGAAVVQENGGYGVALDPTITPELRAEGLAREVISKVQRLRKEAQLDVSDRIAVAIAGDEELEGAVATHRGRIADEVLAVRLLVGTEAGSPFHADGNGSTWTATQVVDVDGRSIRLALTKEGS
- the lspA gene encoding signal peptidase II; protein product: MKALVAIPVLLVVLVLDLITKAVAVATLAPAGGSNPVFGNWFRFALVYNPGAAFGLHLGDYSRWIFMALTLGALVILWRLYQQTAQDDLRKALAVSLVAAGALGNVIDRIRSDLGVVDFIDIGFGAHRWPTFNVADMAVSGGAFLLALVLWGEEKRETAAAAAAAATESADLTR
- the lspA gene encoding signal peptidase II; amino-acid sequence: MTNPTRSATASAVVNDVPAAASTARFWTLVFLVTAADAISKALAVEYLAPRHIPHRIIGDVVRFTLAYNPGAAFGMHLGPASRWIFAALSVVIVVVLIRATADLTRISRLAAFGVPVVVGGAIGNLLDRIRLRDGVVDFIDIGFGDVRFWTFNVADTAVTIGAGCLVIALWQLDKAQQQAAAS
- a CDS encoding chemotaxis protein CheW produces the protein MLVVVADRDAFGIPVEQVREVIRSADLRRVPGSPPVLRGIVNVRGAIVTVLDLQALLSGERAVTAGSVVLLEYGSRLIGLAVHAVHDVRVLEASLESQPESESALDRIVPLDAVALCARHLHSADERER
- a CDS encoding TraR/DksA C4-type zinc finger protein, coding for MAGSNAASKDGKKSKPMPKKQLQHFEKRLLEERKRVLKELGHHGEAFGPNGDADGDTSAYSFHMADQGTDAMEREKAFLFASQEGRFLFHIDQALRRLYKSPETFGKCHQCGEDIAFERLDALPHARYCFACKQREEDAKKG
- a CDS encoding response regulator, encoding MSRTVLICDDAIFMRTMVGDILTQAGFEIIGEAETGVQAVERYQQLRPDLVTMDIVMPDMGGIDAVREITKLDPAARILMCSAMGQQALVVEAIQAGAKDFVVKPFQPSRVLEAVNRVLAA